The Prosthecobacter vanneervenii sequence TGGCCGTCCTCGCCAAAGGTGCCATGGATCAGGTTCATGGCGATGAAGACATCTCCCGGCACCTCAAAGTCCGGTCCGGTCACGTCCACCTCCACGACGGTGGCTCCCTTGCTGCGCAGCGCCTCCGCCACGCTTTCGGCGGTTTTCAGGGAGACTTTGCGTTCAGAGCCTGGGCCGCCCATCAGCAGGGCGATTTTTTTGTTCGTGAGGTCGAGCATGGTGTTGCAGATATGGAATGAGGAGGCCGGATTGGCAAAAGGAATCCTGGCAATGTCCGTGCCATCCGCCATGTCTTTCTCCCTGTCACCATCATGATGATTCGTCTCCTTTTCGCCTGTCTTCTTGCGGCCTCGCTCCGGGCTGCGGATTACGATCTGCTTATCACCCATGCCCGTATCGCGGATGGGAGCGGCGGTCCTTTGATTGAGGGATCGGTGGCGGTCAAAGAGGGACGGATCGCAGCGGTGGGGCAGGTGCAGGGCATCGCCTCCGACGTCATTGATGCCGGCGGCAAAATCGTCGCGCCTGGCTTCATCGATGTGCATACCCACTCAGAGGACATCTGCCGCAATCCGGTGGCGGAGAACTTTCTGCGGATGGGTGTCACGACAATCATCACCGGAAACTGCGGCCACTCCCGCACGGATGTGGGAAAATTCTTCCAGGAAATCGAGGAGTCAAAGGTGGCGCTCAATGTCGCCACACTGATCGGCCACGGTTCCGTGCGCGAGCAGGCGATGGGCGGCAGCTTCATCCGCGCTCCCAATGACGAGCAACTCGCTGCGATGAAGGGGCTCGTCGATCAGGCCATGACAGACGGTGCCGTGGGCATCAGCACAGGGCTGATCTATGTGCCAGGCTCCTTTGCCAAGACAGATGAACTCATCGCGATGGCCAAAGTCGCCGCCGCTCATGATGGCATCTACGTCAGTCACATGCGTTACGAGACCACGCGCATCTTTCAGGCGCTGGAGGAGTTCATCCGCATCGCACGAGAAGCAAATGTTCGCGCCGAGGTCTCGCACATCAAGCTTTCCGGCCCCACCGCCTGGGGAAAGGCCGATGAAGTGCTGAACGTGCTCAAAAAAGCCCGCGCTTCAGGACTCAAGATCACCCAAGACCAATACGCCTACACGGCCTCCAGCACTGGTCTGCGTCAGACGCTGCCGGACAGTGCACTGGAAGGAGAGCATGCAGACTTTGTCGCACGTATCGCAGATCCGAAGCAAAAAGCCGAAATCATTGCCAAGATGGCCGAGATGCGCACCCGTCAGGGACGAAAGGATTACGGCTACGCGGTGATCGCCCGCTGCAAAGCGGATCCCTCGCTCAATGGCAAAACCATCCCTGAGGCAGCCAAGATGAGGCGTGGTTCGGACACGCTCGAAGACCAGGTCGAGCTCATTTTGGAGATCGAAGCCCAGGGCGGTGCCAGCGCCATCTTCCACGGCATGAACGAGGACGATCTGCAGACCTTCCTCAAACACCCGCTGACCATGATCGCCAGTGACGGCGGTCCACGTCGCCTCGGTGAAGATGTCCCGCATCCGCGCAGTTATGGCAACAACGCGCGCGTGCTGGGCCGCTATGTCCGCGACTTGAAAATCCTCACACTCACTGAAGCCATCCGCCGCATGACCGCACTGCCGGCGCAGACCTTCCACCTTAAAGATCGTGGCATGCTCAAAACAGGAGCCCATGCCGACATCGTGGTTTTTGATCCGGCCAAGGTCAACGATCCCTCCACCTTCAGCGATCCGCATCACTATGCAGAAGGCTTTACGCATATCGTAGTAAATGGCGGAGTCGTCATCCGCGATGGCCAGCTCACCGAGATCCGCACCGGCGGACCGCTCCGCATGGGGCAGTAGTTACGGTTTGTCTGTCTCCGCTCCCAGGTGCCCGTTGCGGAAGAGCCATGAGGCCGATTGATACAGTGAGATGGCATCGTTCAGTCGACCCTGCAGAACATCCGACTTCTCCGGCGTGATCGTTCCTGCTTTGAGATCCACTTTGCCGAGGGTGAATTCCTGTTTTGGCTTCAGCATGGCAAAGTCACCCTGTGTGATGTAAGCGATCTTTTGGTAGTTCGAGACAAAGATGCGCTCTTTGTCCGGAGCGTAGCCTGGGGAGAAAACATCCTGGCCGAACGTGCGCGTGGTGTAGCTCCAGTTCATCAGGCCAAACAGCGTGGGCACCACGTCGATCTGGCTGCACAGCCGGTCATACGAGCGCGGCTGAATGAGCTGTGGATTCCAGATGATGCAGGGGATGTGATACTTGGTCACATCCAGTTCCATCTTTCCTGCGCTGCCATGGCAGTGATCTGCCACCACGACGAAAATGGTATTCGCAAACCACGGCTTCGACTTCGCTTTCTCCAGGAAGTCGCCGATGCACCAGTCCGTATATTTGACGGCAGCTTCGCGTGAGCCCTGCGGCATGTCGATGCGGTTTGCCGGGAAGGTGAAGGGGCGGTGGTTGGATACCGTCATCACATGCATGAAGAAGGGCTTGCTCGCTGCATGGTTGGTGTCTGCCTCCTGCATGGCCCAGCGGAAGAGATCTTCATCCGCCACGCCCCAGGCGTTTTGAAAAGTAATCTCGCTCTTCGGCTTCGTGCCGCGGTCGATCACCCGGTAGTTGTTGCGGGAAAAATAGGTGCGCATGTTGTCAAACATGGCATCGCCGCCATACACGTAGCTGATGTCATACCCGCGGCTGCGACACACGGAGCCCGAGGTGAAGAGGTTGGTATTCAGCGGCCGCCAGACGATCGACTGGCCCGGCGTCGGCGGCACACTCAGCGTCAGCGCCTCCAGACCGCGCACGGTACGTGTACCGGTGGCGTACAAATTGGTGAAAAGAATGCCCTCATCCGCCAGCCGGTCCAGATTCGGTGTCAGGTAGGAGCGCATCTTGAAGTTCACCTTAAAGTGGCTCATAAAGGCCGCGCTCAGGCTTTCCACAGAAACAAAGACGATGTTGTGCCTCTTCTCCGGACCCTCATGCTTGATCACACGCCGCAGATCGCGCGGGTCTGCACTGGCCGCCGGAGTGTCGGTCAGGATGAGAAGCTCCTTCGCACGCGCCAGCGCCTTGTCGATGTCCTGCCTGAGATAGAAGCGTTCGAATTCGATCTCGCTTTCCCAAAAGGCTGCACACCAGGCATAGGGGCCGTTTTTGGCCAGCTCACGATTGAAGTTGTTGCTGAAGCGTGGGAGCTGCGACTGGGAGAAGAGGTTGGAAATGCCCACCACGAGCGCAGCGATGCCCAGCACTGGTAGAATGCGCAGCCTCCAGGCACTGTCTCCAGCGCATACCCAGCGGATGCCTCCCAGCCGCCACGCCGCCCATACCACACCAGAACCCGCCAGCGCCAGCGCGGCGTAGATCAGCGGCATGGGATAGGATTGCTGGATGTTGTCGATCACCTCCTGGGTGAAGACGAGATAGTCCACCGCGATGAAATTAAACCGCACCTGAAACTCATCCCAGAAAAACCATTCCGCCACGCCGATGAAGATGAACACCACGGCATACAGCAGCAGGAGAAATGACACGACCCATCGTGCTGCTTTGCTGCGCCAGAGCGCCGTAGGCAGCAGGGCCGTCAGCAGAAACCACGGCACAACCGCATGGCAGGCCGCCAGCATGTCATACCACAAGCCCAAGCCAAACGAGCCAAACAGCGAGGCGTCCCATGCGATGTCATGCCGCCCTTGAACCATGAGCGCGACACGGGTGAAAAACGCCACTGTCAGAAACAGCGCGATGATCAGCAAGGCACCTCGGGCTAAAGACGAACGGGGGCTCAGTCGCATAATTGACACATGCAAAAAACTCGGGTGAACGCTTTCGTTGGCTGGGCAAAAGCTGGGCGGCGTACGAAGTGGCAGGAGGTGATTCAGTTTCAAGGTTCAAAATGCCTAGCCAGGATGAGAACCTGCTTAAGAACGGTTTTATGACCACAGACGACGGCCTCATCCTGACGACGTCTTTTTCAATCATGTTCCATGATCCCGCTGGAGAAGTTCCATGGGGCTGAATAAC is a genomic window containing:
- a CDS encoding N-acyl-D-amino-acid deacylase family protein, yielding MMIRLLFACLLAASLRAADYDLLITHARIADGSGGPLIEGSVAVKEGRIAAVGQVQGIASDVIDAGGKIVAPGFIDVHTHSEDICRNPVAENFLRMGVTTIITGNCGHSRTDVGKFFQEIEESKVALNVATLIGHGSVREQAMGGSFIRAPNDEQLAAMKGLVDQAMTDGAVGISTGLIYVPGSFAKTDELIAMAKVAAAHDGIYVSHMRYETTRIFQALEEFIRIAREANVRAEVSHIKLSGPTAWGKADEVLNVLKKARASGLKITQDQYAYTASSTGLRQTLPDSALEGEHADFVARIADPKQKAEIIAKMAEMRTRQGRKDYGYAVIARCKADPSLNGKTIPEAAKMRRGSDTLEDQVELILEIEAQGGASAIFHGMNEDDLQTFLKHPLTMIASDGGPRRLGEDVPHPRSYGNNARVLGRYVRDLKILTLTEAIRRMTALPAQTFHLKDRGMLKTGAHADIVVFDPAKVNDPSTFSDPHHYAEGFTHIVVNGGVVIRDGQLTEIRTGGPLRMGQ
- a CDS encoding LTA synthase family protein; translation: MRLSPRSSLARGALLIIALFLTVAFFTRVALMVQGRHDIAWDASLFGSFGLGLWYDMLAACHAVVPWFLLTALLPTALWRSKAARWVVSFLLLLYAVVFIFIGVAEWFFWDEFQVRFNFIAVDYLVFTQEVIDNIQQSYPMPLIYAALALAGSGVVWAAWRLGGIRWVCAGDSAWRLRILPVLGIAALVVGISNLFSQSQLPRFSNNFNRELAKNGPYAWCAAFWESEIEFERFYLRQDIDKALARAKELLILTDTPAASADPRDLRRVIKHEGPEKRHNIVFVSVESLSAAFMSHFKVNFKMRSYLTPNLDRLADEGILFTNLYATGTRTVRGLEALTLSVPPTPGQSIVWRPLNTNLFTSGSVCRSRGYDISYVYGGDAMFDNMRTYFSRNNYRVIDRGTKPKSEITFQNAWGVADEDLFRWAMQEADTNHAASKPFFMHVMTVSNHRPFTFPANRIDMPQGSREAAVKYTDWCIGDFLEKAKSKPWFANTIFVVVADHCHGSAGKMELDVTKYHIPCIIWNPQLIQPRSYDRLCSQIDVVPTLFGLMNWSYTTRTFGQDVFSPGYAPDKERIFVSNYQKIAYITQGDFAMLKPKQEFTLGKVDLKAGTITPEKSDVLQGRLNDAISLYQSASWLFRNGHLGAETDKP